One segment of Mangifera indica cultivar Alphonso unplaced genomic scaffold, CATAS_Mindica_2.1 Un_0002, whole genome shotgun sequence DNA contains the following:
- the LOC123205199 gene encoding protein EXPORTIN 1A-like isoform X3 — translation MGPEYLINISFVDDTEVLKIPLIPAVVDGIGTQLMQRRQLYAVPMSKLRMLMICCMANPEEGLTVEDENGNIVRETIKGNDSLVQYKKKKGKRRRKIQWQMTGQVANPQGAGPQT, via the exons ATGGGTcctgaatatctaattaatatctcatttgTGGATGACACAGAGGTACTTAAG ATTCCTTTAATCCCAGCTGTGGTTGATGGTATTGGAACACAACTAATGCAGCGAAGGCAGCTTTATGCTGTTCCAATGTCCAAGTTGAGAATGCTGATGATCTGTTGTATGGCTAATCCTGAAGAAGGCTTGACagttgaagatgaaaatggGAACATTGTCCGTGAAACCATAAAGGGCaatgatagtcttgttcaaTATAAG aaaaaaaagggcaaaaggAGAAGGAAAATTCAGTGGCAAATGACAGGACAGGTGGCAAATCCTCAGGGAGCAGGACCACAAACATAA
- the LOC123205120 gene encoding ADP-ribosylation factor 1-like 2 — translation MGQAFRKLFDTFFGNSEMRVVMLGLDAAGKTTILYKLHIGEVLSTVPTIGFNVEKVQYKNVMFTVWDVGGQEKLRPLWRHYFNNTDGLIYVVDSLDRERIGKAKQEFQAIIKDPFMLHSVILVFANKQDMKGAMTPMEVCEGLGLYDLRNRRWHIQGTCALRGDGLYEGLDWLASTIKEMRAAGYSSAGTSTI, via the exons ATGGGCCAAGCCTTCCGCAAACTCTTTGATACCTTCTTCGGCAACAGTGAAATGCGT gTTGTGATGCTGGGTTTGGATGCTGCTGGTAAAACAACCATACTGTACAAGTTGCACATTGGAGAAGTGTTATCTACTGTTCCTACAATTG GTTTTAATGTGGAGAAAGTTCAGTATAAGAATGTGATGTTCACAGTTTGGGATGTTGGTGGGCAAGAGAAATTAAGGCCACTATGGAggcattattttaataataccgATGGACTG ATCTATGTTGTTGATTCCTTGGACCGAGAGAGAATTGGAAAGGCAAAGCAAGAATTTCAG GCTATCATCAAAGATCCATTTATGCTCCACAGTGTGATTTTGGTGTTTGCAAATAAGCAGGATATG AAAGGAGCAATGACCCCAATGGAAGTTTGCGAAGGATTAGGCCTCTATGATCTCAGGAATCGAAGATGGCACATTCAAGGGACATGTGCACTTAGAGGAGATGGACTTTACGAAGGCTTGGATTGGTTGGCTTCAACTATAAAGGAGATGAGAGCTGCCGGATACTCATCTGCAGGCACCTCGACAATCTAG
- the LOC123205199 gene encoding protein EXPORTIN 1A-like isoform X2 yields the protein MMGLPIPLIPAVVDGIGTQLMQRRQLYAVPMSKLRMLMICCMANPEEGLTVEDENGNIVRETIKGNDSLVQYKVGHMIPLELIYTFLAEKKGQKEKENSVANDRTGGKSSGSRTTNIRKCTRLIWRGI from the exons ATGATGGGTCTGCCG ATTCCTTTAATCCCAGCTGTGGTTGATGGTATTGGAACACAACTAATGCAGCGAAGGCAGCTTTATGCTGTTCCAATGTCCAAGTTGAGAATGCTGATGATCTGTTGTATGGCTAATCCTGAAGAAGGCTTGACagttgaagatgaaaatggGAACATTGTCCGTGAAACCATAAAGGGCaatgatagtcttgttcaaTATAAG GTTGGTCATATGATTCCATTAGAACTCATATATACATTTCTTGcagaaaaaaaagggcaaaaggAGAAGGAAAATTCAGTGGCAAATGACAGGACAGGTGGCAAATCCTCAGGGAGCAGGACCACAAACATAAGGAAGTGCACACGTCTTATTTGGAGAGGAATTTGA
- the LOC123205181 gene encoding protein EXPORTIN 1A-like — translation MAAEKLRDLSQPIDVALLDATVAAFYGTGSKEERTAADQVLRDLQNNPDMWLQVVHILQNTKNLNTKFFALQVLEGVIKYRWNALPAEQRDGMKNYISEVIVQLSSNEGSFRLERLYVNKLNIILVQILKHEWPARWRSFIPDLVAAAKTSETICENCMAILKLLSEEVFDFSRGEMTQQKIKELKQSLNSEFQLIHELCLYVLSASQRTELIRATLSTLHAFLSWIPLGYIFESPLLETLLKFFPVPSYRNLTLQCLTEVAALNFGDFYNGQYVNMYNVFMVQLQTILPPATNIPEAYAHGSSEEQAFIQNLALFFTSFCKFHIRVLESTQENINALLMGLEYLINISYVDDTEVFKVCLDYWNSLVFELFDAHHNLDNPAAAANMMGLPIPLIPAVVDGIGAQLMQRRQLYAVPMSKLRMLMICRMAKPEEVLIVEDENGNIVRETMKDNDVLVQYKIMRETLIYLSHLDHEDTEKQMLKKLSKQLSGEDWTWNNLNTLCWAIGSISGSMMEEQENRFLVMVIRDLLNLCEMTKGKDNKAVIASNIMYVVGQYPRFLRAHWKFLKTVVNKLFEFMHETHPGVQDMACDTFLKIVQKCKRKFVIVQVGENEPFVSELLTGLATTVADLEPHQIHIFYESVGHMIQAEPDTQKREEYLQRLMALPNQKWAEILAQAHQSVDFLKDQDVIRTVLNILQTNTSVASSLGTFFLSQITVIFLDMLNVYKMYSELISSSIAQGGPFASKTSYVKLLRSVKRETLKLIETFLDKAEDQPQIGKQFVPPMMDPVLGDYARNLPDARESEVLSLFATIINKYKSAMIDDVPRIFEAIFQCTLEMITKNFEDYPEHRLKFFSLLRAIATHCFPALIRLSSQQLKLVMDSIIWAFRHTERNIAETGLNLLLEMLKNFQASEFCNHFYRTYFLTIEQEIFAVLTDTFHKPGFKLHVLVLQHLFCLADSGLLTEPLWDVATISYPYPNNSMFVREYTIKLLGTSFPNMTASEVTQFVNGLFESRNDLSTFKNHIRDFLVQSKEFSAQDNKDLYAEEAAAQQERERQRMLSIPGLIAPNEIIQDEMVDS, via the exons ATGGCGGCCGAGAAGCTTCGAGATTTAAGCCAGCCGATTGACGTCGCGTTGCTCGACGCCACTGTTGCGGCCTTCTACGGCACCGGATCCAAAGAAGAA AGAACAGCTGCAGATCAGGTCTTGCGGGACTTGCAAAACAATCCTGACATGTGGCTTCAAGTTGTGCACATTCTACAGAACACAAAAAACCTGAACACCAAGTTTTTTGCTTTGCAG GTTCTTGAAGGAGTTATTAAATACAGATGGAATGCATTGCCTGCTGAACAGCGGGATGGAATGAAGAATTACATTTCTGAAGTCATTGTACAG CTTTCCAGTAATGAGGGATCTTTTAGACTAGAAAGGCTGTATGTCAACAAACTCAATATCATATTGGTGCAG ATTTTGAAGCATGAGTGGCCAGCAAGATGGCGAAGCTTTATACCAGATCTTGTCGCTGCTGCCAAAACCAGTGAAACAATATGTGAGAATTGCATGGCAATATTAAAG cTTCTAAGTGAAGAAGTATTTGATTTTTCGAGAGGGGAAATGACTCAGCAGAAGATCAAGGAGCTCAAACAATCATTGAATAG TGAGTTTCAGCTCATTCATGAGTTATGCTTGTATGTGTTATCGGCATCTCAGAGAACTGAGCTTATACGGGCAACACTGTCCACTTTGCATGCATTCCTTTCCTGGATTCCCTTAGGCTATATTTTTGAATCCCCATTA CTCGAAACACTCCTGAAATTTTTTCCGGTGCCATCATATAGGAATCTCACTCTACAGTGCTTAACTGAG GTTGCAGCCCTCAATTTTGGTGACTTCTATAATGGGCAGTATGTTAACATGTATAACGTATTCATGGTTCAGTTGCAG ACTATTCTCCCACCGGCTACAAACATCCCTGAGGCTTACGCCCATGGTTCTAGTGAGGAACAG GCATTTATCCAGAATCTGGCACTCTTTTTTACATCATTTTGCAAG TTTCATATTCGAGTGCTGGAATCTACTCAAGAGAATATCAATGCATTGCTTATGGGtcttgaatatctaattaatatctcatatgTGGATGACACTGAGGTTTTTAAG GTTTGCTTGGACTATTGGAACTCTTTGGTTTTTGAGTTGTTTGATGCACATCATAATCTGGATAATCCTGCGGCAGCTGCAAACATGATGGGCCTGCCG ATTCCTTTAATTCCAGCTGTGGTTGATGGTATTGGGGCCCAACTAATGCAACGAAGGCAGCTTTATGCTGTTCCAATGTCCAAATTGAGAATGCTGATGATCTGTCGTATGGCTAAGCCTGAAGAAGTCTTGATagttgaagatgaaaatggGAACATTGTTCGTGAAACCATGAAGGACAATGATGTTCTTGTTCAATACAAG ATTATGAGGGAGACGTTAATATACTTGTCGCACCTTGACCATGAGGATACTGAAAAGCAG ATGCTAAAAAAGTTAAGTAAACAATTGAGTGGTGAAGATTGGACATGGAACAATCTAAACACTTTGTGTTGGGCGATAGGATCCATATCTGGGTCCATGATGGAGGAGCAG GAAAACAGATTTCTGGTAATGGTCATTCGTGACTTACTGAATTTATGTGAAATGACAAAAGGGAAAGATAACAAAGCTGTAATTGCgagtaatattat GTATGTTGTTGGACAGTATCCACGATTTTTGAGAGCACATTGGAAGTTCTTGAAGACTGTTGTGAATAAGTTATTTGAGTTCATGCACGAAACACATCCTGGAGTTCAG GATATGGCTTGTGAcacatttttgaaaattgttcaGAAGTGCAAGCGGAAGTTTGTTATTGTACAG GTTGGAGAAAATGAGCCATTTGTGTCTGAACTTCTAACAGGCCTTGCAACAACCGTTGCAGATCTTGAACCTCACCAGATCCATATATTTTATGAATCT GTTGGTCATATGATTCAAGCTGAGCCTGATACCCAGAAGAGGGAGGAATACTTGCAGAGGTTGATGGCTCTTCCAAACCAG AAATGGGCTGAAATTCTAGCACAGGCACACCAAAGCGTGGATTTTCTGAAAGATCAAGATGTCATAAGGACTGTGCTTAATATCTTACAG ACAAATACAAGTGTTGCCAGTTCTCTTGGAACATTTTTCTTGTCACAAATTACTGTTATCTTTCTGGACATGCTAAATGTCTACAA AATGTACAGCGAGCTTATATCAAGTAGCATTGCACAAGGTGGGCCTTTTGCATCTAAAACATCATATGTGAAACTTCTGCG CTCTGTTAAGAGGGAGACTCTGAAGCTGATTGAGACATTCTTGGACAAGGCTGAAGATCAACCACAGATTGGGAAACAGTTTGTGCCCCCAATGATGGATCCTGTCCTTGGTGACTATGCTAGGAACTTACCTGATGCTAGAGAGTCAGAAGTGTTATCCCTTTTTGCGACAATAATAAACAa GTACAAGAGTGCTATGATAGATGACGTGCCTCGAATATTTGAAGCCATTTTCCAGTGCACACTGGAG atgataacaaaaaattttgaagattaCCCTGAGCATAGACTTAAATTCTTTTCATTGCTCCGTGCCATTGCAACTCACTGTTTTCCTGCTTTGATTCGGCTGTCAAGTCAG CAACTTAAGCTAGTAATGGATTCAATCATTTGGGCGTTTCGGCATACCGAACGGAATATTGCTGAAACTGGGTTAAATCTTTTATTGGAGATGCTGAAGAACTTCCAG GCTTCTGAGTTCTGTAACCATTTCTACAGGACATATTTTTTGACAATCGAGCAAGAAATATTTGCTGTCTTGACAGACACATTTCATAAACCTGGGTTCAAGTTGCATGTTCTTGTACTCCAGCACTTGTTTTGCTTG GCTGATAGTGGGTTGTTAACGGAGCCTTTGTGGGATGTTGCCACAATTTCTTATCCATATCCGAATAATTCAATGTTTGTTCGTGAGTATACCATAAAACTTTTGGGTACTTCATTTCCCAACATGACTGCATCAGAG GTTACTCAATTTGTGAATGGATTATTTGAGTCAAGAAATGACCTTTCCACGTTTAAAAATCACATACGAGACTTTCTTGTGCAATCAAAAGAATTTTCAGCTCAG GACAACAAGGATTTGTATGCAGAAGAAGCTGCCGCTCAACAGGAAAGAGAGCGGCAACGGATGCTTTCAATTCCAGGACTTATCGCCCCAAATGAGATAATACAAGATGAAATGGTGGACTCATAG
- the LOC123205199 gene encoding protein EXPORTIN 1A-like isoform X1: MGPEYLINISFVDDTEVLKIPLIPAVVDGIGTQLMQRRQLYAVPMSKLRMLMICCMANPEEGLTVEDENGNIVRETIKGNDSLVQYKVGHMIPLELIYTFLAEKKGQKEKENSVANDRTGGKSSGSRTTNIRKCTRLIWRGI; this comes from the exons ATGGGTcctgaatatctaattaatatctcatttgTGGATGACACAGAGGTACTTAAG ATTCCTTTAATCCCAGCTGTGGTTGATGGTATTGGAACACAACTAATGCAGCGAAGGCAGCTTTATGCTGTTCCAATGTCCAAGTTGAGAATGCTGATGATCTGTTGTATGGCTAATCCTGAAGAAGGCTTGACagttgaagatgaaaatggGAACATTGTCCGTGAAACCATAAAGGGCaatgatagtcttgttcaaTATAAG GTTGGTCATATGATTCCATTAGAACTCATATATACATTTCTTGcagaaaaaaaagggcaaaaggAGAAGGAAAATTCAGTGGCAAATGACAGGACAGGTGGCAAATCCTCAGGGAGCAGGACCACAAACATAAGGAAGTGCACACGTCTTATTTGGAGAGGAATTTGA
- the LOC123205217 gene encoding uncharacterized protein LOC123205217, translated as MDFSDEWKSQFPVGKVCTPPLLISGRAASSILGPLFFNPNPESLTLLFSSPSLFPPLLSPLPQLSLPSFLSSSPQNEAVSALSHNRLQFLHCPFNGSVIVFFSTGYNHDQIGFLVVLVKESGFDVFRDENNGVFVARNRFNHRICKILVNPVGDFSDFEGTSSVNVGYLLAFTMYSVHWFSVNVSRVSVKPVLSYLGFKLFKSCSVVCACWSPHLTEESVVLLQSGALFLFDLDDCVRTSKTNTYFKGKRLRVQWNEDSDGLQNCKWIGCEFSWHPRILIVARSDSVFLVDLRSDDCNISLLAKIDMLSLYVPVETEKFQSFCKVGSDCFNFVLASDSLLVLLDVRKPLMPVLQWAHGLDKPSYIDSLRLSELRSNPSGDMYEWANKSGYGIILGSFWTCEFRLFCYGPPLPGHSGIFTSKISTFTKSLYAWELPTDLLLSGRGCWSGTCLLRKEFSKDYLPKWTDWQQKEDMVLGFGILNKDFPTCIHELDEFGGFTLIRLMSSGKVEAQRYFACWDAVKKLEVAHGDSLLHSEDNLLCSRGYGNYKFPKRYKYLKLDYLYGHLNGNLIEVLDSKMKNTFNNLQEKDSFKVDFHEILCEKLKVCGLSRFRTSPAISVVFNDISLPASIREVALRRVWAGLPMELLQLAFSNYNEVLEVLMDQKKISLEFLVVPDLPQLPPFFLRKPSCRSNKWTQKVQRDDALVGPVLPLPILVTLHEFRNGSPYSEEEASNFSSEGELYLRCEEVMQVAHEMAVSDSGIDFNEEHAVSLADSRDETWVDSRKPKPFIYYRPGALDCSNKDHALRNCVYKDDKFFNLISKVAKSEPCPKDRVDSVAVDLGDDLCPIDLKYDTNIINNMPPESKAYNIIKRQFLRWQEGFSPYKDFCTQFKLREQEK; from the coding sequence atGGACTTTTCAGATGAATGGAAGTCCCAGTTCCCGGTAGGCAAAGTTTGTACGCCGCCGCTTCTTATTTCAGGCCGAGCTGCAAGTTCCATTCTTGGCCCTCTTTTCTTCAATCCAAATCCTGAATCTCTAACCCTTCTATTCTCCTCTCCCTCTCTTTTTCCTCCCTTGCTTTCTCCTCTTCCACAGCTTTCCCTCCCTTCATTCCTCTCATCTTCTCCCCAAAACGAAGCTGTTTCTGCTCTGTCCCACAACCGTCTTCAGTTTCTTCATTGCCCTTTTAATGGCAGTGTCATTGTGTTCTTTTCCACTGGTTACAACCATGACCAAATTGGGTTTTTGGTGGTTTTGGTGAAGGAATCTGGTTTTGATGTTTTCCGTGATGAAAATAATGGTGTTTTTGTAGCCAGGAATCGGTTCAATCATCGGATATGTAAGATTTTGGTTAATCCTGTTGGGGATTTTTCGGATTTTGAAGGTACATCTTCGGTTAATGTAGGGTACTTGTTGGCTTTTACAATGTATTCGGTTCATTGGTTTAGTGTTAACGTTAGTAGAGTTAGTGTGAAGCCTGTTTTGAGTTATTTGGGGTTTAAGCTGTTTAAGAGTTGCTCTGTTGTGTGTGCTTGCTGGAGCCCGCATTTAACTGAAGAGAGTGTGGTTTTGTTACAAAGTGGTGCTTTGTTTCTGTTTGATTTGGATGATTGTGTTAGAACTTCAAAAACGAATACGTACTTTAAAGGGAAGAGGTTGAGAGTTCAGTGGAATGAGGATTCTGATGGTTTACAGAATTGTAAATGGATAGGTTGTGAGTTCAGTTGGCATCCCAGAATCTTGATTGTTGCTCGATCTGATTCGGTTTTTTTAGTTGATTTGAGGTCTGATGACTGTAATATTAGTTTGTTAGCAAAGATTGATATGCTTAGTTTATATGTTCCAGTTGAAACGGAGAAGTTTCAATCATTTTGTAAAGTGGGATCtgattgttttaattttgttttggcttCTGATAGTTTGTTGGTCCTCTTGGATGTGCGTAAGCCTTTGATGCCGGTATTGCAGTGGGCTCATGGACTTGATAAACCAAGCTATATTGATTCTCTTAGATTGTCTGAGCTGAGATCAAACCCAAGTGGTGATATGTATGAATGGGCAAATAAATCGGGTTATGGCATTATCTTGGGATCTTTTTGGACATGCGAATTTCGTCTCTTTTGTTATGGACCTCCTTTACCCGGTCATAGTGGGatttttacttcaaaaatttcaacatttacCAAGTCTCTTTATGCATGGGAACTCCCTACAGATTTATTGTTGTCAGGACGTGGTTGTTGGAGTGGAACTTGTCTTCTAAGAAAAGAGTTTTCAAAAGATTATCTTCCTAAATGGACTGATTGGCAGCAGAAAGAAGACATGGTTTTGGGATTTGGCATACTAAACAAGGATTTTCCTACCTGCATCCATGAACTTGATGAATTTGGTGGTTTCACTTTGATTAGGTTAATGTCCTCAGGGAAAGTTGAAGCACAAAGATATTTTGCCTGTTGGGATGCggtaaaaaaattagaagtagCCCATGGAGACTCGTTGTTACATTCAGAAGATAACTTATTATGTTCTAGAGGATATGGAAATTACAAATTTCCCAAAAGATACAAGTATTTGAAACTTGATTATCTTTATGGGCATTTGAATGGTAATCTTATTGAAGTTCTGGAttccaaaatgaaaaatacttttaataatCTACAAGAGAAAGATTCTTTCAAAGTAGACTTCCATGAAATCCTATGTGAGAAGCTGAAAGTTTGTGGTTTGAGTCGATTTAGAACATCTCCTGCAATTTCTGTAGTTTTTAATGACATAAGCTTGCCAGCAAGCATTCGTGAGGTTGCTTTGAGGAGAGTGTGGGCTGGCTTGCCAATGGAACTTTTACAGTTGGCCTTCTCCAACTACAATGAAGTTCTTGAAGTACTTATGGATCAGAAGAAGATCTCTTTGGAATTTTTAGTTGTTCCAGACCTACCCCAGTTGCCACCTTTTTTCTTAAGGAAACCTTCATGCCGCAGCAATAAGTGGACACAGAAAGTGCAGCGCGATGATGCCCTTGTAGGTCCTGTTCTTCCACTCCCAATTCTTGTTACACTTCATGAATTCCGTAATGGTTCTCCATATTCAGAAGAAGAAGCCAGCAATTTTTCATCAGAGGGAGAACTATATCTTCGGTGTGAGGAAGTTATGCAGGTGGCCCATGAGATGGCTGTATCAGATTCTGGCATTGATTTTAATGAGGAACATGCTGTCTCTCTTGCTGATAGCAGAGATGAGACATGGGTTGACTCTCGTAAACCAAAGCCTTTTATATACTACCGTCCAGGTGCGCTTGATTGCTCCAATAAGGATCATGCACTTCGAAATTGTGTTTACAAGGAtgacaaatttttcaatttgatttccaAAGTGGCCAAGTCTGAGCCTTGTCCTAAAGACAGAGTGGATAGTGTTGCTGTAGATCTGGGTGATGATCTTTGCCCAATTGATTTGAAGTATGatactaatattattaacaatatgCCTCCTGAATCGAAAGCTTACAATATCATTAAGAGGCAGTTCTTAAGATGGCAGGAAGGTTTTTCACCATATAAAGATTTCTGCACTCAGTTCAAGCTCAGAGAACAAGAGAAGTGA